Proteins from one Dama dama isolate Ldn47 chromosome 12, ASM3311817v1, whole genome shotgun sequence genomic window:
- the CHST14 gene encoding carbohydrate sulfotransferase 14, whose translation MFPRPLTPLAAPNGAEPLGRALRRAPLGRARAGLGGPPLLLPSMLMFAVIVASSGLLLMIERGILAEMKPLPLHPPNREDAVGRGTVPRPGRLSLDAGDSDLQVRQDVRNRTLRAVCGQPGMPRDPWDLPVGQRRTLLRHILVSDRYRFLYCYVPKVACSNWKRVLKVLAGVLDNVDVRLKMDHRSDLVFLADLRPDEIRYRLQHYFKFLFVRDPLERLLSAYRNKFGEIPEYQQRYGVEIVRRYRAGAGPSPAGDDVTFPEFLRYLADEDPERMNEHWMPVYHLCQPCAVRYDFVGSYERLEADANQVLEWVRAPPHVRFPARQAWYRPASPESLHYHLCSAPRALLQDVLPKYILDFSLFAYPLPNVTREACHQ comes from the coding sequence ATGTTCCCCCGCCCGCTGACCCCGCTGGCGGCCCCAAATGGCGCCGAGCCCCTGGGCCGGGCGCTGAGGCGGGCGCCCCTGGGCAGGGCCCGGGCTGGGCTGGGCGGGCCGCCCCTGCTGCTGCCGTCCATGCTGATGTTCGCGGTGATCGTGGCTTCCAGCGGGCTGCTGCTCATGATCGAGCGGGGCATCCTGGCCGAGATGAAGCCCCTTCCCCTGCACCCTCCCAATCGCGAGGACGCGGTCGGGCGCGGGACGGTGCCCAGGCCTGGGAGGCTGTCCCTGGATGCGGGCGACTCGGACCTGCAGGTGAGGCAGGACGTCCGGAACCGGACCTTGCGGGCAGTGTGCGGACAACCGGGCATGCCCCGGGACCCCTGGGACTTGCCGGTGGGGCAGCGGCGCACCCTGCTGCGCCACATCCTCGTGAGTGACCGCTACCGCTTCCTCTACTGCTACGTGCCGAAGGTGGCCTGCTCCAACTGGAAGCGGGTTCTGAAGGTGCTGGCGGGCGTCCTGGACAACGTGGACGTCCGCCTCAAGATGGACCACCGCAGCGACCTGGTGTTCCTGGCCGACCTGCGGCCTGACGAGATTCGCTACCGCCTCCAGCACTACTTCAAGTTCCTGTTTGTGCGGGACCCCTTGGAGCGCCTTCTCTCAGCTTACCGCAACAAGTTTGGCGAGATCCCAGAGTACCAGCAGCGCTACGGCGTGGAGATCGTGAGGAGGTACAGGGCTGGAGCCGGGCCCAGCCCTGCGGGGGACGATgtcaccttccctgagttcctgaGATACCTGGCGGATGAGGACCCTGAGCGCATGAACGAGCATTGGATGCCCGTGTACCACCTGTGCCAGCCTTGCGCGGTGCGCTATGACTTTGTGGGCTCCTATGAGCGGCTGGAGGCAGATGCCAATCAGGTGCTGGAGTGGGTGCGGGCACCGCCCCATGTCCGATTCCCAGCTCGCCAGGCCTGGTACAGGCCAGCCAGCCCCGAAAGCCTGCACTACCACCTGTGCAGTGCCCCACGGGCCCTGCTGCAGGACGTCCTGCCCAAGTACATCCTGGACTTCTCCCTCTTCGCCTACCCACTGCCTAATGTCACCAGGGAGGCCTGTCACCAGTGA
- the BAHD1 gene encoding bromo adjacent homology domain-containing 1 protein isoform X3, producing MTHTRRKSLPMLSSGPTGRQEPLQMEGSNVEQRAEGVEPGPPESPEHLTGRRKNYPLRKRPLVPGKPRTCKVLLTRLESVAGPRSADEADELPPDLPKPPSPAPSSEDTGLSQPRKRRLASLNAEALNNLLLEREETGSLVGTRRSRGGDPHRSRDRDRAAGGWASSKKRPRLGNLGEGSRDLSPELAPDEGARRDGDPTPKRLASLNAAAFLKLSQERELPLRPPRAHPEADGHSVEPPAPKGLRPKWAKVNGKNYPKARQGAGSGEAAGPGWQGCPEEPWPSTPPRGPVSLPPYQPLSKALESPLGLRPHLPLLMGGQAALKPEPGRPGEESPAPKQELHQPSFPTPQLSPLPMPGNPADYNGLYGRPELTALGNFYLYCSQDGLQCGGYSSCPMLPEGKLSPVAAPNEGLLLAPSSVSAGTPFQHPPWGSRYCSDEDTGANGYSICEMLSTSLTHIGTACGGCPYKMPFAAEGCRSLGQLEFPLPAAGHPASPAHPLLGCPVPSVPPAAEPVPHLQTPTSEPQTVARACPQSAKPPSGSKSGLRTGSSCRHTARSKAARRPSHPKQPRVQRPRPRRRRRRRTNGWVPVGAACEKAVYVLDEPEPAIRKSYQAVERHGETIRVRDTVLLKSGPRKTSTPYVAKISALWENPESGELMMSLLWYYRPEHLQGGRSPSMHENEVFASRHQDQNSVACIEEKCYVLTFAEYCRFCAMAKRRGEGLPSRKTALVPPSADYSTPPHRTVPEDTDPELVFLCRHVYDFRHGRILKNPQ from the exons ATGACACACACTCGGAGGAAGTCTCTTCCCATGCTGAGTTCAGGCCCCACAGGCCGCCAGGAGCCCCTGCAAATGGAAGGCAGCAATGTGGAACAGCGGGCAGAGGGCGTGGAGCCAGGTCCTCCTGAGAGCCCAGAGCACCTCACAGGGCGCCGCAAGAACTACCCGCTGCGGAAGCGCCCGTTAgttcctgggaagcccaggacctGCAAAGTGCTGCTGACCCGCCTGGAGAGTGTGGCTGGTCCACGAAGCGCAGATGAGGCCGATGAGCTGCCCCCCGACCTGCCCAAGCCCCCTAGCCCGGCCCCATCCAGCGAGGACACTGGCCTCTCACAGCCCCGCAAGCGGCGCCTGGCCTCCCTCAACGCCGAGGCCCTCAATAACCTGCTGCTGGAGCGGGAGGAGACCGGCAGCCTGGTGGGCACCCGCCGCAGCCGAGGAGGAGACCCCCACCGTAGCCGGGACCGTGACCGGGCCGCTGGAGGCTGGGCCTCCTCTAAGAAGCGACCCCGGCTTGGGAACCTCGGAGAAGGAAGTCGGGACCTCTCTCCAGAGCTGGCACCGGATGAAGGGGCCCGCAGAGATGGTGATCCGACTCCCAAGAGACTGGCCAGCCTGAATGCAGCTGCCTTCCTGAAGCTGAGCCAGGAGCGGGAGCTCCCCCTGCGGCCGCCTCGTGCCCACCCTGAGGCAGATGGGCACTCTGTGGAGCCACCAGCACCCAAGGGCCTGAGGCCTAAGTGGGCCAAGGTCAACGGCAAGAACTATCCCAAGGCCAGACAGGGGGCTGGCTCTGGGGAGGCTGCAGGCCCAGGTTGGCAAGGATGCCCCGAGGAGCCTTGGCCATCCACCCCTCCTCGTGGGCCCGTCAGCCTGCCACCTTACCAGCCCCTGAGCAAGGCTCTGGAGAGCCCCTTGGGGCTGCGCCCACACCTGCCCCTGCTGATGGGGGGCCAAGCAGCCCTGAAGCCGGAGCCTGGGCGCCCAGGCGAGGAGTCACCTGCCCCCAAGCAGGAACTGCACCAGCCCTCGTTCCCCACACCACAACTCTCCCCACTCCCAATGCCTGGCAACCCTGCTGACTACAACGGCCTATATGGTCGGCCTGAGCTCACCGCATTGGGCAACTTCTATCTGTACTGCAGCCAAGACGGGCTGCAGTGTGGGGGTTACTCTTCCTGCCCCATGCTCCCCGAGGGCAAGCTGTCCCCAGTGGCTGCACCTAACGAGGGGCTTCTCTTGGCTCCAAGCTCAGTGTCTGCAGGCACCCCTTTCCAGCACCCTCCGTGGGGTTCTCGCTATTGCTCCGACGAGGATACTGGAGCAAATGGCTACAGCATCTGTGAAATGTTGTCCACGTCTCTTACCCACATCGGCACTGCCTGTGGTGGCTGCCCCTACAAAATGCCTTTTGCAGCAG AAGGCTGCAGATCCCTGGGCCAGCTGGAATTTCCTCTCCCGGCAGCCGGCCACCCTGCCTCACCTGCCCACCCCCTCCTGGGGTGCCCTGTGCCCAGCGTGCCACCTGCAGCAGAGCCCGTCCCCCATCTTCAGACACCCACCTCGGAGCCCCAGACAGTAGCCCGCGCATGCCCTCAGAGCGCCAAGCCTCCTAGTGGCTCCAAGTCAGGTCTGCGCACGGGCTCCAGCTGTAGGCACACCGCGCGGAGCAAGGCCGCCCGCAGGCCCAGCCACCCCAAGCAGCCTCGTGTCCAGCGCCcacgcccccgccgccgccgccgccgccgcactaATGGCTGGGTGCCCGTCGGGGCTGCCTGCGAGAAGGCCGTCTATGTCTTG GATGAACCGGAACCAGCCATTCGAAAGAGCTACCAGGCAGTGGAGCGGCATGGGGAGACTATCCGAGTCCGGGACACTGTCCTGCTCAAGTCAGGCCCTCGAAAGACGTCCACACCTTATGTGGCCAAGATCTCTGCCCTCTGGGAGAACCCCGAATCAG GAGAGCTGATGATGAGCCTCTTGTGGTATTACAGACCAGAGCACTTACAGGGTGGCCGTAGTCCCAGCATGCACGAG AATGAAGTGTTTGCATCGCGACATCAAGACCAGAACAGTGTGGCTTGCATTGAAGAGAAGTGCTACGTGCTGACCTTTGCCGAGTACTGCAG ATTCTGTGCCATGGCCAAGCGCCGGGGCGAGGGGCTCCCCAGCCGAAAGACCGCACTGGTGCCCCCATCTGCGGACTACTCCACCCCGCCACACCGCACAGTGCCCGAGGACACAGACCCTGAGCTGGTGTTTCTTTGCCGCCATGTTTATGACTTCCGCCATGGCCGCATCCTCAAGAACCCCCAGTAG
- the BAHD1 gene encoding bromo adjacent homology domain-containing 1 protein isoform X2 — MTHTRRKSLPMLSSGPTGRQEPLQMEGSNVEQRAEGVEPGPPESPEHLTGRRKNYPLRKRPLVPGKPRTCKVLLTRLESVAGPRSADEADELPPDLPKPPSPAPSSEDTGLSQPRKRRLASLNAEALNNLLLEREETGSLVGTRRSRGGDPHRSRDRDRAAGGWASSKKRPRLGNLGEGSRDLSPELAPDEGARRDGDPTPKRLASLNAAAFLKLSQERELPLRPPRAHPEADGHSVEPPAPKGLRPKWAKVNGKNYPKARQGAGSGEAAGPGWQGCPEEPWPSTPPRGPVSLPPYQPLSKALESPLGLRPHLPLLMGGQAALKPEPGRPGEESPAPKQELHQPSFPTPQLSPLPMPGNPADYNGLYGRPELTALGNFYLYCSQDGLQCGGYSSCPMLPEGKLSPVAAPNEGLLLAPSSVSAGTPFQHPPWGSRYCSDEDTGANGYSICEMLSTSLTHIGTACGGCPYKMPFAAGCRSLGQLEFPLPAAGHPASPAHPLLGCPVPSVPPAAEPVPHLQTPTSEPQTVARACPQSAKPPSGSKSGLRTGSSCRHTARSKAARRPSHPKQPRVQRPRPRRRRRRRTNGWVPVGAACEKAVYVLDEPEPAIRKSYQAVERHGETIRVRDTVLLKSGPRKTSTPYVAKISALWENPESGELMMSLLWYYRPEHLQGGRSPSMHEPLQNEVFASRHQDQNSVACIEEKCYVLTFAEYCRFCAMAKRRGEGLPSRKTALVPPSADYSTPPHRTVPEDTDPELVFLCRHVYDFRHGRILKNPQ, encoded by the exons ATGACACACACTCGGAGGAAGTCTCTTCCCATGCTGAGTTCAGGCCCCACAGGCCGCCAGGAGCCCCTGCAAATGGAAGGCAGCAATGTGGAACAGCGGGCAGAGGGCGTGGAGCCAGGTCCTCCTGAGAGCCCAGAGCACCTCACAGGGCGCCGCAAGAACTACCCGCTGCGGAAGCGCCCGTTAgttcctgggaagcccaggacctGCAAAGTGCTGCTGACCCGCCTGGAGAGTGTGGCTGGTCCACGAAGCGCAGATGAGGCCGATGAGCTGCCCCCCGACCTGCCCAAGCCCCCTAGCCCGGCCCCATCCAGCGAGGACACTGGCCTCTCACAGCCCCGCAAGCGGCGCCTGGCCTCCCTCAACGCCGAGGCCCTCAATAACCTGCTGCTGGAGCGGGAGGAGACCGGCAGCCTGGTGGGCACCCGCCGCAGCCGAGGAGGAGACCCCCACCGTAGCCGGGACCGTGACCGGGCCGCTGGAGGCTGGGCCTCCTCTAAGAAGCGACCCCGGCTTGGGAACCTCGGAGAAGGAAGTCGGGACCTCTCTCCAGAGCTGGCACCGGATGAAGGGGCCCGCAGAGATGGTGATCCGACTCCCAAGAGACTGGCCAGCCTGAATGCAGCTGCCTTCCTGAAGCTGAGCCAGGAGCGGGAGCTCCCCCTGCGGCCGCCTCGTGCCCACCCTGAGGCAGATGGGCACTCTGTGGAGCCACCAGCACCCAAGGGCCTGAGGCCTAAGTGGGCCAAGGTCAACGGCAAGAACTATCCCAAGGCCAGACAGGGGGCTGGCTCTGGGGAGGCTGCAGGCCCAGGTTGGCAAGGATGCCCCGAGGAGCCTTGGCCATCCACCCCTCCTCGTGGGCCCGTCAGCCTGCCACCTTACCAGCCCCTGAGCAAGGCTCTGGAGAGCCCCTTGGGGCTGCGCCCACACCTGCCCCTGCTGATGGGGGGCCAAGCAGCCCTGAAGCCGGAGCCTGGGCGCCCAGGCGAGGAGTCACCTGCCCCCAAGCAGGAACTGCACCAGCCCTCGTTCCCCACACCACAACTCTCCCCACTCCCAATGCCTGGCAACCCTGCTGACTACAACGGCCTATATGGTCGGCCTGAGCTCACCGCATTGGGCAACTTCTATCTGTACTGCAGCCAAGACGGGCTGCAGTGTGGGGGTTACTCTTCCTGCCCCATGCTCCCCGAGGGCAAGCTGTCCCCAGTGGCTGCACCTAACGAGGGGCTTCTCTTGGCTCCAAGCTCAGTGTCTGCAGGCACCCCTTTCCAGCACCCTCCGTGGGGTTCTCGCTATTGCTCCGACGAGGATACTGGAGCAAATGGCTACAGCATCTGTGAAATGTTGTCCACGTCTCTTACCCACATCGGCACTGCCTGTGGTGGCTGCCCCTACAAAATGCCTTTTGCAGCAG GCTGCAGATCCCTGGGCCAGCTGGAATTTCCTCTCCCGGCAGCCGGCCACCCTGCCTCACCTGCCCACCCCCTCCTGGGGTGCCCTGTGCCCAGCGTGCCACCTGCAGCAGAGCCCGTCCCCCATCTTCAGACACCCACCTCGGAGCCCCAGACAGTAGCCCGCGCATGCCCTCAGAGCGCCAAGCCTCCTAGTGGCTCCAAGTCAGGTCTGCGCACGGGCTCCAGCTGTAGGCACACCGCGCGGAGCAAGGCCGCCCGCAGGCCCAGCCACCCCAAGCAGCCTCGTGTCCAGCGCCcacgcccccgccgccgccgccgccgccgcactaATGGCTGGGTGCCCGTCGGGGCTGCCTGCGAGAAGGCCGTCTATGTCTTG GATGAACCGGAACCAGCCATTCGAAAGAGCTACCAGGCAGTGGAGCGGCATGGGGAGACTATCCGAGTCCGGGACACTGTCCTGCTCAAGTCAGGCCCTCGAAAGACGTCCACACCTTATGTGGCCAAGATCTCTGCCCTCTGGGAGAACCCCGAATCAG GAGAGCTGATGATGAGCCTCTTGTGGTATTACAGACCAGAGCACTTACAGGGTGGCCGTAGTCCCAGCATGCACGAG CCTTTGCAGAATGAAGTGTTTGCATCGCGACATCAAGACCAGAACAGTGTGGCTTGCATTGAAGAGAAGTGCTACGTGCTGACCTTTGCCGAGTACTGCAG ATTCTGTGCCATGGCCAAGCGCCGGGGCGAGGGGCTCCCCAGCCGAAAGACCGCACTGGTGCCCCCATCTGCGGACTACTCCACCCCGCCACACCGCACAGTGCCCGAGGACACAGACCCTGAGCTGGTGTTTCTTTGCCGCCATGTTTATGACTTCCGCCATGGCCGCATCCTCAAGAACCCCCAGTAG
- the BAHD1 gene encoding bromo adjacent homology domain-containing 1 protein isoform X1: MTHTRRKSLPMLSSGPTGRQEPLQMEGSNVEQRAEGVEPGPPESPEHLTGRRKNYPLRKRPLVPGKPRTCKVLLTRLESVAGPRSADEADELPPDLPKPPSPAPSSEDTGLSQPRKRRLASLNAEALNNLLLEREETGSLVGTRRSRGGDPHRSRDRDRAAGGWASSKKRPRLGNLGEGSRDLSPELAPDEGARRDGDPTPKRLASLNAAAFLKLSQERELPLRPPRAHPEADGHSVEPPAPKGLRPKWAKVNGKNYPKARQGAGSGEAAGPGWQGCPEEPWPSTPPRGPVSLPPYQPLSKALESPLGLRPHLPLLMGGQAALKPEPGRPGEESPAPKQELHQPSFPTPQLSPLPMPGNPADYNGLYGRPELTALGNFYLYCSQDGLQCGGYSSCPMLPEGKLSPVAAPNEGLLLAPSSVSAGTPFQHPPWGSRYCSDEDTGANGYSICEMLSTSLTHIGTACGGCPYKMPFAAEGCRSLGQLEFPLPAAGHPASPAHPLLGCPVPSVPPAAEPVPHLQTPTSEPQTVARACPQSAKPPSGSKSGLRTGSSCRHTARSKAARRPSHPKQPRVQRPRPRRRRRRRTNGWVPVGAACEKAVYVLDEPEPAIRKSYQAVERHGETIRVRDTVLLKSGPRKTSTPYVAKISALWENPESGELMMSLLWYYRPEHLQGGRSPSMHEPLQNEVFASRHQDQNSVACIEEKCYVLTFAEYCRFCAMAKRRGEGLPSRKTALVPPSADYSTPPHRTVPEDTDPELVFLCRHVYDFRHGRILKNPQ, encoded by the exons ATGACACACACTCGGAGGAAGTCTCTTCCCATGCTGAGTTCAGGCCCCACAGGCCGCCAGGAGCCCCTGCAAATGGAAGGCAGCAATGTGGAACAGCGGGCAGAGGGCGTGGAGCCAGGTCCTCCTGAGAGCCCAGAGCACCTCACAGGGCGCCGCAAGAACTACCCGCTGCGGAAGCGCCCGTTAgttcctgggaagcccaggacctGCAAAGTGCTGCTGACCCGCCTGGAGAGTGTGGCTGGTCCACGAAGCGCAGATGAGGCCGATGAGCTGCCCCCCGACCTGCCCAAGCCCCCTAGCCCGGCCCCATCCAGCGAGGACACTGGCCTCTCACAGCCCCGCAAGCGGCGCCTGGCCTCCCTCAACGCCGAGGCCCTCAATAACCTGCTGCTGGAGCGGGAGGAGACCGGCAGCCTGGTGGGCACCCGCCGCAGCCGAGGAGGAGACCCCCACCGTAGCCGGGACCGTGACCGGGCCGCTGGAGGCTGGGCCTCCTCTAAGAAGCGACCCCGGCTTGGGAACCTCGGAGAAGGAAGTCGGGACCTCTCTCCAGAGCTGGCACCGGATGAAGGGGCCCGCAGAGATGGTGATCCGACTCCCAAGAGACTGGCCAGCCTGAATGCAGCTGCCTTCCTGAAGCTGAGCCAGGAGCGGGAGCTCCCCCTGCGGCCGCCTCGTGCCCACCCTGAGGCAGATGGGCACTCTGTGGAGCCACCAGCACCCAAGGGCCTGAGGCCTAAGTGGGCCAAGGTCAACGGCAAGAACTATCCCAAGGCCAGACAGGGGGCTGGCTCTGGGGAGGCTGCAGGCCCAGGTTGGCAAGGATGCCCCGAGGAGCCTTGGCCATCCACCCCTCCTCGTGGGCCCGTCAGCCTGCCACCTTACCAGCCCCTGAGCAAGGCTCTGGAGAGCCCCTTGGGGCTGCGCCCACACCTGCCCCTGCTGATGGGGGGCCAAGCAGCCCTGAAGCCGGAGCCTGGGCGCCCAGGCGAGGAGTCACCTGCCCCCAAGCAGGAACTGCACCAGCCCTCGTTCCCCACACCACAACTCTCCCCACTCCCAATGCCTGGCAACCCTGCTGACTACAACGGCCTATATGGTCGGCCTGAGCTCACCGCATTGGGCAACTTCTATCTGTACTGCAGCCAAGACGGGCTGCAGTGTGGGGGTTACTCTTCCTGCCCCATGCTCCCCGAGGGCAAGCTGTCCCCAGTGGCTGCACCTAACGAGGGGCTTCTCTTGGCTCCAAGCTCAGTGTCTGCAGGCACCCCTTTCCAGCACCCTCCGTGGGGTTCTCGCTATTGCTCCGACGAGGATACTGGAGCAAATGGCTACAGCATCTGTGAAATGTTGTCCACGTCTCTTACCCACATCGGCACTGCCTGTGGTGGCTGCCCCTACAAAATGCCTTTTGCAGCAG AAGGCTGCAGATCCCTGGGCCAGCTGGAATTTCCTCTCCCGGCAGCCGGCCACCCTGCCTCACCTGCCCACCCCCTCCTGGGGTGCCCTGTGCCCAGCGTGCCACCTGCAGCAGAGCCCGTCCCCCATCTTCAGACACCCACCTCGGAGCCCCAGACAGTAGCCCGCGCATGCCCTCAGAGCGCCAAGCCTCCTAGTGGCTCCAAGTCAGGTCTGCGCACGGGCTCCAGCTGTAGGCACACCGCGCGGAGCAAGGCCGCCCGCAGGCCCAGCCACCCCAAGCAGCCTCGTGTCCAGCGCCcacgcccccgccgccgccgccgccgccgcactaATGGCTGGGTGCCCGTCGGGGCTGCCTGCGAGAAGGCCGTCTATGTCTTG GATGAACCGGAACCAGCCATTCGAAAGAGCTACCAGGCAGTGGAGCGGCATGGGGAGACTATCCGAGTCCGGGACACTGTCCTGCTCAAGTCAGGCCCTCGAAAGACGTCCACACCTTATGTGGCCAAGATCTCTGCCCTCTGGGAGAACCCCGAATCAG GAGAGCTGATGATGAGCCTCTTGTGGTATTACAGACCAGAGCACTTACAGGGTGGCCGTAGTCCCAGCATGCACGAG CCTTTGCAGAATGAAGTGTTTGCATCGCGACATCAAGACCAGAACAGTGTGGCTTGCATTGAAGAGAAGTGCTACGTGCTGACCTTTGCCGAGTACTGCAG ATTCTGTGCCATGGCCAAGCGCCGGGGCGAGGGGCTCCCCAGCCGAAAGACCGCACTGGTGCCCCCATCTGCGGACTACTCCACCCCGCCACACCGCACAGTGCCCGAGGACACAGACCCTGAGCTGGTGTTTCTTTGCCGCCATGTTTATGACTTCCGCCATGGCCGCATCCTCAAGAACCCCCAGTAG